The region ACTGCCCCCTCTTTCTATCCCATCAATAATTCTAAACTAGTTTTTCTGCAGCAATTTCGGACAACTCTTCGATGTTTAAAATTTTGGGCAAAGAGACGTGGAGTTTATTCAAATGTGAGTGCTTCATAACAATTCTACTTCTGCTCCAAATGTTTGCCATGCCGGTTGCACACGTTGTTCAACCCCTTCTCCTTATTTTGTCAGGTAACTGGATTTCTTGGAGGTGTTAATTGGGCTTTATTGGTTGCTCGAATCTGTCAGCTTTATCCTAATGCTGTTGCTAGTATGCTGGTTTCTCGGTTCTTTAGAGTTTATACACAGTGGCGCTGGCCAAATCCTGTGATGTTATGCCCTATTGAGGAGAATGAACTTGGGTTTCCTGTATGGGATCCTCGTAGAAATCCTCGAGATCGAACTCATCATATGCCTATAATCACTCCTGCATATCCATGCATGAATTCTAGCTACAATGTGTCAACCAGCACCCTCCGGGTTATAATGGAGCAGTTTGAGAAGGGTAACAAAATTTGTGAGGTATGAGTACTTTACTTTCTTTTGAGGCAATTTTTGTGAAGATGCATATTTTTTGTACTGTTGCTTGTTTTTGTTGCCACCAGGGGATTGAGACAAATGGGGCCCAATGGAGTGCTTTGTTTGAgccttatcttttctttgaatCATACAAAAATTATCTCCAAGTTGACATTCGTGCTGAGGATGATGAAGATTTACGTTTATGGAAGGGGTGGGTAGAATCTCGATTACGGCAGCTGACCCTGAAGGTAAACATAAATGCCTCTTGCTTCATCAAATATCGAAGAAATGTTTCACCATGTTTTCACAGCCgtttatcttttttatcatacaagatttactttatttattgtATGGATAGGATTGTTGATTGTTCTCTTTTGCCCATTTCAAAGAATGTTCAACCACGTTTTCATAACTGTTATCGCTTTTTATTGTAgaactttttcttcttatactgTTTACAGATAACAGTTTTCTGAACACTATTACCCATTTTGTGATTGCCCAGATAGAAAGAGACACTAATGGTATGCTTCAGTGTCATCCATATCCCAATGAGTATGTGGACACTTCCAAACTGTCTGCAAACCGTGTGTTTTTCATGGGCTTGCAAAGGAAGCCAGGAATGAAAGTACAAGAAGGCCAGCAATTTGATATACGAGCAACAGTGGATGAGTTCAAACATTCAGTAAACCTGTATATGTACTGGAAACCTGGCATGGAAATTTATGTTTCTCATGTTCATAGAAAGCAGATTCCATCCTATGTATTTCCTGAAGGGTACAAGCGACCACGACCATCCAGGTCCTTAAACCAGCAGCGTGTGGGGAAAAGTTCTTGTGGAGGTGGTGCTGAAGAATGTAGAGCAGGAGAGAGACACCTCAAGAGGAAAAATGAAGCTCTGGAAGGTGGTTCGCGATCAGCTAAACGAGAAAAACGGTTATCTGTTAGCCCTAATGGGCGTGATGTTCATTCTCCCGAATCTGCAAATCATGATTCAAGTGCATCTCCCAGCATCAGCCCAGCATTAGAGCACAGAGTGGATGTGTCACTTGGCGGTAGGGTTAGTCGAGAAAGTGTTTCTACCAGTTGTCTTGGTACAAAAGACACTGACAATGAAGGGTGCCTGGAGCAGTCTGGCTCTGTTGAATTAAATCAGCAGGGCCAACCGTGCTCCAATAACATCTGTAATAGCTCAGGGGATGTATGTCAGAGTACCTTGCAGGGGAATGTGGACACAAGACTTGCTACAAACATTAATGATATGATCCAACAGAATAGCCCTGGGCATGCAGAAGATAATTTTGCGGACACTGAAAGAGAAAGGAAATTGCCCTCTGATTTATCAAGAACTGTGGCTTCTTCCGGGGAATCAATTTACTGCATGTTTCGTGAGGGTCTTCAAACTGAAGACATGGATGGAGGTAAACATAAATCTGCAAAGGCTGTTAAGGGAGATGATATCTGCAGCAGTTTGATCAATTCACCAAAAGAGGTTGTATCAGACCAGAACATGGACATCAGCGAGAATGATAATAACCTTCA is a window of Dioscorea cayenensis subsp. rotundata cultivar TDr96_F1 chromosome 5, TDr96_F1_v2_PseudoChromosome.rev07_lg8_w22 25.fasta, whole genome shotgun sequence DNA encoding:
- the LOC120260104 gene encoding nuclear poly(A) polymerase 4-like, producing the protein MESVSRQYGITKPISTAMPTEADLQRTVELEKFLVDAGLYESKEECAKREEVLGEINQIVKSWVKQLTRQRGYSDQMVEDANAVIYTFGSFRLGVHGPGADIDTLCVGPSYINREDFFIILHRILENVEEVAELQPVPDAHVPVMRFKFRGISIDLLYASISLLVVPEDLDISQGSVLYDVDEPTVRSLNGCRVADQILRLVPNVEQFRTTLRCLKFWAKRRGVYSNVTGFLGGVNWALLVARICQLYPNAVASMLVSRFFRVYTQWRWPNPVMLCPIEENELGFPVWDPRRNPRDRTHHMPIITPAYPCMNSSYNVSTSTLRVIMEQFEKGNKICEGIETNGAQWSALFEPYLFFESYKNYLQVDIRAEDDEDLRLWKGWVESRLRQLTLKIERDTNGMLQCHPYPNEYVDTSKLSANRVFFMGLQRKPGMKVQEGQQFDIRATVDEFKHSVNLYMYWKPGMEIYVSHVHRKQIPSYVFPEGYKRPRPSRSLNQQRVGKSSCGGGAEECRAGERHLKRKNEALEGGSRSAKREKRLSVSPNGRDVHSPESANHDSSASPSISPALEHRVDVSLGGRVSRESVSTSCLGTKDTDNEGCLEQSGSVELNQQGQPCSNNICNSSGDVCQSTLQGNVDTRLATNINDMIQQNSPGHAEDNFADTERERKLPSDLSRTVASSGESIYCMFREGLQTEDMDGGKHKSAKAVKGDDICSSLINSPKEVVSDQNMDISENDNNLHLLENNHKTGMDAVLPGQCLNEEGKFENSSAEELEPNLALGMVLKAHGGVDSEPVQKPVIRHIYRLDPIWLLT